A single genomic interval of Asterias amurensis chromosome 1, ASM3211899v1 harbors:
- the LOC139935234 gene encoding ragulator complex protein LAMTOR3-A-like isoform X1, with amino-acid sequence MVEELRKYFLKLLQMVDGLEAIIVTDRDGVPVIKVTTEAIPEQALKPAFLATFAMAADQASKLGLSHNKSIICMYGTYQVVQFNELPLVISLIASSTANTGLLLCMESELQGVLQELKTAIDI; translated from the exons atggTTGAG GAATTAAGAAAGTACTTCTTGAAGTTGCTTCAGAT GGTTGATGGCCTTGAGGCTATCATTGTAACAGACAGAGATGGAGTGCCAGTCATCAAAG TAACGACAGAAGCTATTCCTGAGCAGGCGTTAAAGCCAGCCTTCCTAGCCACTTTTGCCATGGCCGCTGATCAAGCGAGTAAACTCGGCCTCTCACACAATAAAAGCATTATCTGCATGTATGGCACATATCAG GTTGTGCAATTCAATGAGCTACCATTAGTCATCAGTCTTATTGCCAGCAGTACTGCAAATACAG GTCTGCTGTTGTGTATGGAATCTGAGCTGCAGGGCGTTCTACAAGAACTGAAGACAGCAATCGACATTTAG
- the LOC139935234 gene encoding ragulator complex protein LAMTOR3-A-like isoform X2 produces MDDELRKYFLKLLQMVDGLEAIIVTDRDGVPVIKVTTEAIPEQALKPAFLATFAMAADQASKLGLSHNKSIICMYGTYQVVQFNELPLVISLIASSTANTGLLLCMESELQGVLQELKTAIDI; encoded by the exons GAATTAAGAAAGTACTTCTTGAAGTTGCTTCAGAT GGTTGATGGCCTTGAGGCTATCATTGTAACAGACAGAGATGGAGTGCCAGTCATCAAAG TAACGACAGAAGCTATTCCTGAGCAGGCGTTAAAGCCAGCCTTCCTAGCCACTTTTGCCATGGCCGCTGATCAAGCGAGTAAACTCGGCCTCTCACACAATAAAAGCATTATCTGCATGTATGGCACATATCAG GTTGTGCAATTCAATGAGCTACCATTAGTCATCAGTCTTATTGCCAGCAGTACTGCAAATACAG GTCTGCTGTTGTGTATGGAATCTGAGCTGCAGGGCGTTCTACAAGAACTGAAGACAGCAATCGACATTTAG
- the LOC139935224 gene encoding uncharacterized protein, producing the protein MSTLTDPVLTARRREQLYGASRVDEIRSLRTSLTQDHISTLNSDRTKIPPWASTTKFAYKGTQPDKMTALSLDSGLQNQAHFEMRGEGASVDNGLYLKSLTGNDYKKHETQRKLAARPENQINLPDMNPRFFRDQTFGSSFYNSDFSKTLQRESTLPDLQKARTEMRRRNVKDIRTTHFDLGNDNPNFQTETISSFNSRPRSVRLEPLPPTLALQRSKTEPLEPASMVRKMLEEERESYVFRRGDYNVTAPKPKLSTFQRDYDAMPKEPKAAAFIEPTQIAKGRFLQDADILKASIKDEMILTPEDETTKATMVSLNNGAILKNILLQYDIMKTGYINKESLQRACNSLLDPIPQPVLDEVLKSTKEGPGKSIDYLDFIRQYNLKAISASISNAKEVKPSVTISAPRSAGGSGGTGPVLVNASSGKDYQTSVHFKFGTDEERSSTIYNKDYDSQILKADEKPTKVHGPKSSEVMHTMQKPGGVEVSTKQSDFVNFLDVDKVQLRSILVTRDKQGLKNKERHDKNSVILTCDKDRDAKDRHHSLSHESYVKFAPSTKVTMAPPLPKYRYLDSNGALPYPANMPGRSETIEAYNGCNLSMPEETEHKLTAFKAENSERVKDSRRVHFKFGNDAAEHSTEAKDNFVECRAVGDEIPAAGTKNQGEPQYPHQKISQNTEDLSGNPMAPGIFDSIRLAKRSYYNTAPNPSDPLHIKLRRVIMETDPQHTGHVTRRKLKEACSQFKINVSANVLDGLIQRCDKHGDDKVDYHQFIRSLTLEQVPESVSSSHTASLMRNDYRPIDQRSFTNAQLLTMQHMQMKPVKPQQSHFFHRDTAEENQFTSVTNQDFIKPEMMAASI; encoded by the exons ATGAGTACCCTTACCGACCCTGTTTTGACGGCAAGGAGGAGAGAGCAACTGTATGGGGCTTCTAGAGTGGATGAAATACGGTCACTCCGAACATCGCTGACTCAAGACCACATTTCTACATTGAACAGCGATCGTACGAAAATACCACCATGggcaagcacaacaaaattcgCTTACAAG GGTACACAACCAGACAAGATGACAGCATTGTCATTGGACTCCGGGCTACAG AACCAGGCCCATTTCGAGATGCGCGGGGAAGGGGCGTCAGTGGACAACGGCCTGTACCTCAAGTCACTCACAGGCAACGACTACAAGAAACATGAAACGCAAAGG AAACTAGCGGCCCGTccagaaaatcaaataaatttacCG GACATGAACCCAAGATTCTTCCGCGACCAGACGTTCGGTTCCTCGTTCTACAATTCAGATTTCAGCAAA ACACTTCAGCGAGAATCCACTCTTCCTGATCTCCAAAAGGCAAGAACAGAGATGCGTCGACGAAACGTAAAAGACATCAGAACCACACATTTCGATTTGGGCAACGATAACCCGAA CTTTCAAACTGAGACCATTTCATCGTTCAACTCGAGACCTCGCAGCGTACGTCTTGAGCCCCTTCCACCAACTCTTGCCCTACAGAGGTCCAAGACGGAACCATTAGAACCAGCCTCCATGGTCCGTAAGATGCTGGAAGAGGAAAGAGAATCTTACGTATTCAGAAGAGGAGATTACAATGTCACAG ctccTAAACCCAAGCTGTCGACGTTCCAGAGAGATTATGATGCCATGCCCAAAGAACCCAAAGCTGCGGCATTTATTGAACCAACGCAAATTGCCAAAGGACGATTCCTGCAGGATGCTGACATATTGAA aGCAAGCATTAAAGATGAGATGATCCTGACCCCTGAAGATGAGACGACGAAAGCGACAATGGTTTCCCTGAATAATggcgccatcttgaaaaacatccTACTGCAGTATGACATCATGAA AACCGGGTACATCAACAAGGAATCTCTGCAGCGTGCGTGTAATAGTTTATTAGATCCCATACCGCAACCTGTCCTGGATGAAGTATTGAAGTCAACGAAGGAAGGACCTGGAAAGTCAATCGACTACTTAGATTTCATCCGCCAGTATAACC TTAAAGCTATTTCAGCCTCCATTTCCAATGCCAAGGAAGTGAAGCCGAGTGTCACTATATCCGCACCCAGGAGTGCCGGGGGCTCGGGTGGTACCGGCCCCGTTTTAGTAAACGCATCGTCTGGAAAGGATTACCAAACCTCCGTACATTTTAAG ttTGGTACCGATGAGGAGAGGTCAAGCACAATATACAACAAAGACTACGACTCACAGATTCTTAAGGCAGACGAGAAACCTACTAAGGTGCACGGACCAAAGTCATCCGAG GTCATGCATACGATGCAGAAGCCGGGTGGGGTCGAAGTGAGCACAAAGCAAAGTGATTTCGTCAACTTCCTAGATGTGGACAAGGTACAACTACGAAGCATT CTTGTGACGAGAGATAAACAAGGGTTGAAGAATAAAGAGCGTCATGATAAAAATAGCGTTATATTGACGTGTGATAAAGACAGGGACGCCAAGGACAGACATCACTCAT TATCACATGAGAGTtacgtcaaatttgcaccaTCTACCAAAGTCACCATGGCGCCACCTTTACCGAAGTACCGTTATTTGGACAGTAATGGGGCCCTTCCGTACCCCGCTAACATGCCCGGTAGATCGGAGACGATCGAAGCGTACAACGGCTGCAACCTGTCCATGCCCGAAGAGACCGAACACAAACTGACGGCATTCAAAGCCGAGAACAGTGAGAGGGTCAAAGACAGTAGGAGGGTGCATTTTAAGTTTGGTAATGATGCGGCAGAACACAGCACGGAGGCTAAGGATAACTTCGTGGAGTGCAGGGCCGTCGGAGATGAGATTCCGGCGGCGGGAACGAAGAACCAAGGCGAGCCGCAATATCCACATCAAAAGATTAG CCAAAACACGGAAGATTTGAGCGGGAATCCGATGGCACCAGGAATATTCGACAGCATTCGGCTGGCAAAGAGATCCTACTACAACAC GGCGCCAAATCCATCTGACCCACTTCACATCAAACTGCGTCGAGTCATCATGGAGACAGATCCCCAGCATACTGGTCACGTGACAAGGAGGAAACTCAAAGAGGCATGCAGCCAGTTCAAGATCAATGTCAGCGCAAATGTCTTGGATGGTCTTATTCAGAG ATGTGATAAGCATGGAGACGATAAAGTCGACTACCATCAGTTCATACGGTCCCTTACACTTGAGCAGGTCCCCGAGTCTGTGTCATCATCCCACACAGCCTCCCTGATGAGAAACGACTACAGACCAATCGATCAGAGAAG TTTCACCAATGCTCAATTATTAACAATGCAACACATGCAGATGAAGCCTGTCAAACCTCAACAGAGTCACTTCTTCCACAGAGACACAGCTGAAG AAAACCAGTTTACATCGGTTACCAACCAAGATTTCATCAAGCCAGAAATGATGGCAGCTTCCATTTAA